The sequence GCTGGCGGCACCACCAGCCCGCGTCTTCTGGTCATTGGCAATCCGCTGGTTGCCCACGGCAACGTACAGGCGGTTCTTATCAGCGAATTCCCGGCAGAAGCCATAGAAAGCAATATGGAAACGTGGGCGTTCAGCAACAACACCTACAACATGGTTTTTGACGAATCAGGCCAGCCCCTCTTCTGGTCGCCGCCCCCCGGCAAGGTCATGGATGACCTCTTTGTTTCGTTCACCACATGTGGGATTCCCTCGAGCGTTACGGACATACTGCGGCAAAAATTTGCAGACGGCGCACAGCAGTCCGTGACTTTTTTTGACAAAGCCACGGGGCTTTTCATCGCCACAACGCCTGTTGAACGTTTTGGCTGGCGCATGGTCTCCCTTGTCCCGCAGCAAGCAGGCAATGCGGCTGCTTCAAAACAATCGCTCATCACCAACGAACTTGTCTGGCGGCTGGTGATTCTGGCTGGCATAATCCTTACATTCCTGCTGTTGCTTGAGCGCAACTCCTCCCGCAAGCTGCGCCGCCAGCAAGAGGATTACCGCTCCATCATCACCAGCATGTCCGGCGGTGTGCTCAAATTTTTCAGCCCTGACGGCACATTCCTTTTTGTCAGCCCCAATTATGTAAAAATGCTCGGATTTACAGAGGCAGAATTTAAAAAAACATACGGCAACAGTTTTGCCGCCACAGTATATGAGCAAGACCGTGAAACAACGCTGCGCACCATGCGCAAGCAGATGAAAAACAGCCAGCCCATAGACGTGGAATACCGCACCCGCACCAAGAGCGGAGCCTTGATCTGGCTGTACCACAAAGGGTCTGTGGTCAACATTGAGCACGGCCGATCGTACATACAAAGCATTGTCTTTGACATTACCCGCAATAAAGAAGCGGCGCTTTCCAAGCGCATATCCGATGAACGGTACCAGTTCATTCTGGAGCAGCACGACATCAACATTTTTGAGCAAAATCTGGTCAACGGCTATTTTTCCTGTTCGGCCCAATGGTTGCACACCTTTGGCGCTGTTTTCAATATCCTGGAGAACGACCCGGCCATCCCGTTGTTTCCTGACGATCAGGAACGCCTGGTGGCTTTTCAAAAAGAAGTGCGCCTTGCGCCGCACCAACATAAATGCA comes from Desulfovibrio sp. UIB00 and encodes:
- a CDS encoding diguanylate cyclase, with translation MSDTSKPLISFAVLVLLFLAPIFFIHDYASDVTSNISSTTLTRLAEVNTRAGNNFYQAVRNSMMEMSGMTKYLAQQEYHVSREYVLGLAPLFYAHGVRRFSIVDAEGKGFDGGGAQADYSNDPIFLRTRLGLTHVATAGGTTSPRLLVIGNPLVAHGNVQAVLISEFPAEAIESNMETWAFSNNTYNMVFDESGQPLFWSPPPGKVMDDLFVSFTTCGIPSSVTDILRQKFADGAQQSVTFFDKATGLFIATTPVERFGWRMVSLVPQQAGNAAASKQSLITNELVWRLVILAGIILTFLLLLERNSSRKLRRQQEDYRSIITSMSGGVLKFFSPDGTFLFVSPNYVKMLGFTEAEFKKTYGNSFAATVYEQDRETTLRTMRKQMKNSQPIDVEYRTRTKSGALIWLYHKGSVVNIEHGRSYIQSIVFDITRNKEAALSKRISDERYQFILEQHDINIFEQNLVNGYFSCSAQWLHTFGAVFNILENDPAIPLFPDDQERLVAFQKEVRLAPHQHKCTLEARLRDADGEYRWFRIEASNIANTQGSPIYSIGIITDIDKQKSLELQLRTQATRDGGTGMRNKISTEKAVSQFLETHESPLPQFYAMFMVDFDNFKGVNDRFGHAMGDKALFDMAQIIRRNFRGVDIVGRIGGDEFLVFCTEKMSLLGIRERAHILVEQLHTQCCDQHSCLTLTASVGVACSPRDGTTYAELFNKADKATYAAKKLGRNRCVFYKEMTGDAEQGDPLQ